The following proteins are co-located in the Hydractinia symbiolongicarpus strain clone_291-10 chromosome 7, HSymV2.1, whole genome shotgun sequence genome:
- the LOC130649364 gene encoding lactoperoxidase-like gives MICQVTMETCALLKGLLISLLLITTTTGQVFNPGDTFANCINPNPTAFCKSTLPFRSVDGSCNNLARPTEGARNTALARLLPADYVDADNLDTPRGFPGTLPRVPTAHEVSRAVFSVQTENTQRSSLSTMFMAFGQFLDHDFGYTSHPSCDVSAGCGSIKSFTYPCFPLLIRSNRDNCTSLARSVPVCQPTSQPRTAREQLNIISSYVDLSQVYSNDIIVHKQLRALDGTGLLRVTSSNLLPIRLLSSDPQCGNPGGCSLVGDDRGDENIVLNTLHTIFVRYHNHIAKQLKTLTGSTSETFLFETARKINIAIYQRIVYNEFLPPLVDLDSYKGYKSSVDASITNVFATAAFRFGHSLVPNSWAQLDKNFNRAFNDISLRASFQNTRSIRRRGIEPTAFGLLANRSQGVDTSFAFGIARRLLVPLGERRLEDLTALNIQRGRDHGLGTYGAWRRRCELPAINTFQDLVGIMSNSTIRNFETVYNNPNDIDIFAAGIAERRTNGKMLGPTFQCIQKIQFERFRDGDRFWYENPGVFTPDQLIEINKMTLSKVLCNTLNGIVSIQTRALRAFTSNTNRRECGGIADIDFKKWLSN, from the exons ATGATTTGTCAAGTAACAATGGAAACATGTGCACTATTAAAGGGATTGTTAATATCCTTGCTCCTTATAACTACAACGACAG GTCAAGTGTTTAATCCTGGAGATACCTTTGCGAATTGTATTAACCCAAACCCTACTGCTTTTTGCAAATCAACGTTGCCATTTCGGTCAGTTGATGGAAGCTGTAACAATCTTGCCAGGCCAACAGAGGGAGCAAGAAACACAGCATTGGCTCGACTTCTAC cTGCTGATTACGTGGATGCAGACAATCTTGATACACCTCGTGGATTTCCTGGAACATTACCACGTGTTCCTACAGCGCACGAAGTCTCGCGAGCAGTGTTTAGCGTTCAAACCGAAAACACACAAAGATCATCGTTGTCAACAATGTTTATGGCATTTGGACAATTTCTCGATCATGATTTTGGATACACAAGTCACCCCTCTTGCGATGTATCTGcagg atGCGGGTCCATAAAATCCTTTACTTACCCATGTTTTCCACTCCTAATCCGATCGAATAGAGACAACTGTACATCCCTAGCAAGATCAGTTCCTGTATGCCAACCTACATCTCAACCACGAACCGCGAGAGAACAACTAAACATCATCTCTTCTTATGTCGACTTGTCCCAGGTGTACAGCAACGATATAATTGTTCACAAACAATTGAGAGCATTGGATG GTACTGGGTTGTTGAGAGTCACTTCATCAAATTTGCTGCCGATAAGGCTCTTGTCATCGGATCCACAATGTGGAAACCCGGGCGGATGTTCATTGGTTGGTGATGACAGAGGAGACGAGAACATTGTGTTAAACACCTTGCATACCATATTTGTCCGATATCACAACCACATAGCCAAACAATTAAAAACATTGACTGGATCTACGAGTGAAACTTTCCTTTTCGAGACAGCCAGAAAGATAAATATTGCCATTTATCAACGTATTGTTTACAACGAGTTTCTTCCCCCTCTTGTTGATTTAGATTCATACAAAGGTTACAAATCATCAGTGGATGCTAGCATAACTAACGTATTTGCAACAGCGGCCTTTAGATTTGGTCACAGTTTAGTTCCAAACTCCTGGGCACAACTCGACAAAAACTTTAATCGGGCTTTCAACGATATTTCTCTCAGAGCGTCCTTTCAAAACACTCGTTCAATTCGCCGTCGAGGCATTGAGCCAACCGCATTTGGTTTATTGGCAAATCGATCACAAGGAGTTGATACAAGTTTTGCTTTTGGAATAGCCCGCAGGTTGCTTGTACCCCTTGGTGAAAGAAGACTTGAAGATTTGACAGCTTTAAACATCCAGCGAGGACGAGATCATGGTTTAGGGACTTACGGAGCTTGGAGACGAAGATGTGAATTGCCGGCTATAAACACCTTCCAAGATCTGGTGGGAATAATGTCTAATTCAACAATTAGGAATTTCGAGACAGTGTACAACAATCCGAATGACATTGACATATTTGCAGCTGGTATTGCAGAAAGACGCACCAACGGAAAAATGCTTGGACCAACCTTCCAATGTATCCAAAAAATCCAATTTGAGCGGTTTAGAGATGGTGATCGATTTTGGTATGAAAATCCTGGCGTTTTCACTCCAGATCAGCtgattgaaataaataaaatgacatTGTCAAAGGTATTATGCAACACGTTAAATGGTATTGTTTCAATCCAAACAAGAGCATTAAGAGCTTTTACTTCCAATACGAATCGAAGAGAATGTGGTGGTATTGCGGATATTGATTTTAAGAAATGGCTCAGCAACTAA
- the LOC130648597 gene encoding lactoperoxidase-like — translation METCTLLEGLLMSFLFITTTGAQVFNPGDTFANCIKPNPTAICKSTLPFRSVDGSCNNLARPTEGARNTALARLLPADYVDADNLDTPRGFPGTLPRVPTAHEVSRAVFSVQTENTQRSTLSTMFMAFGQFLDHDFGYTSHPPCDVSAGCGSIKSFTYPCFPLLIRSNRDNCTSLARSVPVCQPTTQRRTAREQLNIISSYVDLSQVYSNDVIVHKQLRALDGTGLLRVTSSNLLPIRLLATDPQCGNPGGCSLVGDDRGDENIVLNTLHTIFVRYHNHIAKQLRTLTGSTSETFLFETARKINIAIYQRIVYNEFLPPLVDLDLYKGYNSLVDASITNVFATAAFRFGHSLVPNSWAQLDKNFNQAFNDISLRASFQNTRSIRRRGIEPTAFGLLANRSQGVDTSFAFGIARRLLVPPGERRLEDLTALNIQRGRDHGLGTYGAWRRRCRLPAISTFKDLVGIMSDLTIKNFETVYSNPNDIDIFAAGIAERGTNKKMLGPTFQCILKIQFERFRDGDRFWYENPDVFTPDQVIEVNKMTLSKVLCNTLKGIVSIQEKSLLAVTSTTIRRECGGIADIDLKKWLSN, via the exons ATGGAAACGTGTACATTATTAGAGGGATTGTTAATGTCCTTCCTCTTTATAACTACAACGGGAG CTCAAGTATTCAATCCCGGCGATACCTTTGCAAATTGTATCAAACCAAATCCTACTGCTATTTGCAAATCAACGTTGCCATTTCGGTCAGTTGATGGAAGCTGTAACAATCTTGCCAGGCCAACAGAGGGAGCAAGAAACACAGCATTGGCTCGACTTCTAC CTGCTGATTACGTGGATGCAGACAATCTTGACACACCTCGTGGATTTCCTGGAACATTACCACGTGTTCCTACAGCGCATGAAGTTTCGCGAGCAGTGTTTAGCGTTCAAACCGAAAACACACAAAGATCAACGTTGTCAACAATGTTTATGGCATTTGGACAATTTCTCGATCATGATTTTGGATACACAAGTCATCCTCCTTGCGATGTATCTGCAGG atGCGGGTCTATAAAATCCTTTACTTACCCATGTTTTCCACTCCTAATCCGATCGAATAGAGACAACTGTACATCCCTAGCAAGATCAGTTCCTGTGTGTCAACCCACAACTCAACGACGAACCGCGAGAGAACAACTAAACATCATATCTTCTTATGTCGACTTGTCCCAGGTGTACAGCAACGATGTAATTGTTCACAAACAATTGAGAGCATTGGATG GTACTGGGTTGTTAAGAGTCACTTCATCAAATTTGCTACCGATAAGGCTCTTGGCAACAGATCCGCAATGTGGAAATCCAGGCGGATGTTCATTGGTTGGTGATGACAGAGGAGATGAGAACATTGTGTTAAACACCTTGCATACCATATTTGTTCGATATCACAACCACATAGCCAAACAATTAAGAACATTGACTGGATCTACGAGTGAAACCTTCCTTTTCGAAACAgccagaaaaataaatattgccaTTTATCAACGTATTGTTTACAACGAGTTTCTTCCCCCTCTTGTTGATTTAGATTTATACAAAGGTTACAATTCGTTAGTCGATGCTAGTATAACTAACGTATTTGCAACAGCGGCCTTTAGATTTGGTCACAGTTTAGTTCCAAACTCCTGGGCACAACTCGACAAAAACTTTAATCAGGCTTTCAACGATATCTCTCTCAGAGCGTCCTTCCAAAACACTCGTTCAATTCGCCGCCGAGGCATTGAGCCAACTGCATTTGGTTTATTGGCGAATCGATCACAAGGAGTTGATACAAGCTTTGCTTTCGGGATAGCCCGCAGGCTGCTTGTCCCCCCTGGTGAAAGAAGACTTGAAGATTTGACAGCTTTAAACATCCAGCGAGGACGAGATCATGGTTTAGGGACATACGGAGCTTGGAGACGAAGATGTAGATTGCCGGCTATCAGTACCTTCAAAGATCTGGTCGGAATAATGTCTGATTTAACAATTAAGAACTTCGAGACAGTGTACAGCAATCCGAATGACATTGACATATTCGCGGCGGGTATTGCAGAAAGAGGCACCAACAAGAAAATGCTTGGCCCAACCTTCCAATGTATCCTGAAAATCCAATTTGAGCGGTTTCGAGATGGTGATCGATTTTGGTATGAAAATCCTGATGTTTTTACTCCAGATCAGGTGATTGAAGTAAATAAAATGACATTGTCAAAGGTATTATGCAACACGTTGAAAGGTATTGTTTCAATCCAAGAAAAATCTTTACTTGCTGTTACTTCTACCACGATACGAAGAGAATGTGGTGGTATTGCGGACATTGATTTAAAGAAGTGGCTCAGCAACTAA